One window of Bacillus alkalicellulosilyticus genomic DNA carries:
- a CDS encoding Asp23/Gls24 family envelope stress response protein has protein sequence MTIELRTQMGVVDVSREVVATIAGGAAVDCYGIVGMASQKQIKDGITELLGKENFQRGVVIREIEEEVHIDMYIIVSYGTKISEVAYNVQTKVKYQLEKMLGLTVNSVNIFVQGVRVSNP, from the coding sequence ATGACAATTGAACTAAGAACACAGATGGGTGTTGTAGATGTATCAAGAGAAGTAGTAGCTACAATTGCAGGTGGCGCAGCTGTCGATTGTTATGGCATTGTTGGAATGGCTTCTCAAAAACAAATCAAAGATGGAATTACAGAATTACTCGGTAAAGAAAACTTTCAACGTGGTGTTGTGATTCGTGAAATTGAGGAAGAAGTACATATTGATATGTATATTATTGTAAGCTACGGTACGAAGATTTCAGAAGTAGCCTATAATGTACAAACTAAAGTAAAGTATCAACTTGAGAAAATGCTTGGGTTAACAGTCAATTCAGTGAACATTTTTGTTCAAGGAGTTCGTGTATCAAACCCGTAA